In Bdellovibrionota bacterium, one genomic interval encodes:
- a CDS encoding outer membrane beta-barrel domain-containing protein encodes MTKMRWTAILVAVLGFGWMPIPGWSAEEKITPDKREAAPGGDIGKYRNEGIDVVQGRIFRKGLRHEFSVDGGIIPNNQFLSYQLLQFHYTFHFREALAFEGWYARALHQEKNIIDDLRSVPCPPSPAFVDVNGDGVQDTNCGVELTNPPDPLQNAFFGNVVWSPLYGKFSIFSKKIFHFDFYFTAGAGLFDNEDSNRFAFNVGGGWKVFLNDWAAFKVDVRDIVVREGAPFNHVVNNMLFSLGVSFFLPPHPAPLGKDAR; translated from the coding sequence ATGACGAAGATGCGTTGGACAGCGATTCTTGTGGCAGTTTTGGGATTCGGCTGGATGCCGATTCCAGGTTGGTCGGCGGAAGAAAAAATCACGCCGGATAAGAGAGAAGCGGCGCCCGGCGGCGATATCGGCAAGTACCGAAATGAAGGAATTGACGTCGTCCAGGGGAGAATCTTCCGGAAAGGGCTCCGGCACGAGTTTTCCGTGGACGGCGGCATCATTCCGAACAATCAATTCTTAAGTTATCAACTCCTTCAATTTCATTACACGTTCCACTTCCGCGAAGCCCTGGCCTTTGAAGGTTGGTACGCCCGAGCCCTCCATCAGGAGAAGAACATTATCGACGATCTTCGAAGCGTCCCCTGCCCACCTTCCCCGGCATTCGTGGACGTGAACGGGGACGGTGTTCAGGACACCAATTGCGGCGTGGAACTCACCAACCCCCCCGATCCGCTGCAGAATGCGTTCTTCGGAAACGTGGTTTGGTCGCCGCTCTATGGGAAGTTTTCCATTTTTTCCAAGAAGATCTTTCACTTTGATTTTTATTTCACGGCCGGCGCGGGCCTATTCGACAATGAAGACTCGAATCGGTTCGCGTTTAACGTGGGTGGCGGATGGAAAGTTTTCTTAAACGATTGGGCGGCTTTCAAGGTGGATGTCCGCGACATCGTCGTGCGCGAGGGCGCGCCCTTCAATCACGTGGTCAATAATATGCTCTTCTCCCTCGGCGTTTCTTTCTTCTTGCCGCCGCATCCGGCACCTCTGGGGAAGGACGCTCGATGA
- the tilS gene encoding tRNA lysidine(34) synthetase TilS: MEIQKENGLRLRQARSERPIGHPQKPIHLQIFRKMRRAIDEHGAFENVTRVMVGLSGGPDSAVLIHMLCELRRRGGPEVVAVHVHHGVRGEEADRDAQVAEQLAEKHGCEFHVIRLRPDGGTAEHRLRHARLEIFRTWAQELRAQRVVLAHQRDDQAETMLLRLLGGTDLRGLRGIRVFRPPLWVRPLLRVSRAEIEKEIDSCGLLHAIDSTNRSTVPRRNFLRHNVIPMLESQFNPQIRRHLAALGESLAPVVDYLEEEARKILSVAACGRNRWLVVPLQNAPSALRRVALAQAYRKVSGEASALRRVQLNVVDHLVMSAGEPRTFALPLGVRVEREQNFVEFVGSV; the protein is encoded by the coding sequence ATGGAGATCCAAAAGGAAAACGGACTTCGGCTCCGGCAAGCTCGATCCGAGCGTCCGATTGGCCATCCTCAAAAACCGATCCATCTTCAGATTTTTCGAAAAATGCGCCGGGCGATTGATGAACATGGGGCGTTCGAAAACGTCACACGGGTCATGGTGGGACTTTCCGGCGGCCCCGATTCCGCGGTTTTGATTCATATGTTGTGCGAGTTACGCCGTCGCGGGGGTCCGGAAGTGGTGGCCGTGCATGTTCACCACGGAGTGCGAGGCGAGGAAGCCGACCGGGACGCTCAAGTGGCCGAGCAATTGGCCGAAAAACATGGATGTGAATTTCACGTCATCCGGCTTCGCCCCGATGGAGGCACGGCCGAACATCGATTACGCCATGCGCGCCTCGAGATTTTTCGGACGTGGGCGCAAGAGCTTCGGGCTCAGCGCGTTGTCTTGGCCCACCAGCGCGACGACCAGGCCGAGACAATGCTCTTGCGGCTGCTCGGCGGCACGGACCTCCGAGGCCTGCGCGGCATTCGCGTGTTTCGTCCGCCGCTCTGGGTTCGCCCTCTTTTGAGGGTCTCCCGGGCCGAAATCGAAAAAGAGATCGATTCATGCGGCCTTCTGCACGCCATTGATTCCACGAATCGTTCCACGGTACCGAGGAGGAATTTTTTACGGCACAACGTGATCCCGATGCTGGAATCGCAGTTCAATCCGCAGATTCGGCGCCATCTCGCGGCTCTCGGCGAGTCGCTCGCACCGGTGGTGGATTACTTGGAGGAAGAAGCGAGGAAGATTCTTTCGGTGGCCGCGTGTGGACGGAATCGTTGGCTGGTTGTGCCGCTTCAAAACGCTCCGTCCGCCTTGCGGCGCGTGGCGCTTGCGCAAGCCTATCGAAAAGTTTCCGGAGAAGCGTCCGCTCTTCGACGAGTGCAACTTAATGTTGTGGATCATTTGGTGATGTCCGCGGGAGAACCGCGAACGTTTGCTCTGCCTTTGGGAGTGAGGGTCGAACGAGAACAGAACTTTGTGGAATTCGTGGGTTCCGTTTGA